One Littorina saxatilis isolate snail1 linkage group LG10, US_GU_Lsax_2.0, whole genome shotgun sequence DNA window includes the following coding sequences:
- the LOC138978871 gene encoding sodium- and chloride-dependent GABA transporter 3-like, whose amino-acid sequence MGEESKRGNWSNWLEFLFSTIGCLVGLGNVWRFPYVCYSNGGAAFLIPFLIAMVICGVPLFLLEMSICQYSNLGPGRVWIMCPLFKGIGYGMVVLTSIVALYYNVIISWALYYMAMSFSGSLPWATCDNWWNTNHCVPVGFRDVIEGNVTSVLNVTLTNLTTTMTSVMGNTSEVAVTSESSVVEFWIRNVLQATEGIESLGEIRWQLMLCLLATWVVIFFCLFKDIKTSGKVVYVAAVLPYVILMALLIRGSLLPGALEGVKYYLFPEWHRLLDFQGGNYALTLCDWYVASISVMLLAVGEVLVIAWVYGSSRLYADIEMMIGYRPNPVWHVFWKVISPGFVLVLWVMGMIGWKPLASYPEWTQGVGWIIALLPLLPIPIMAAVQLFSSSGTLGERLRFSIKPSPEWRPALPADEEDDVASHHPLKTQQQLEQQHRLHQQPLFEKTA is encoded by the exons ATGGGGGAGGAATCCAAGCGGGGCAACTGGAGCAACTGGCTGGAGTTTCTGTTCTCCACCATTGGCTGTCTGGTTGGCCTTGGCAACGTGTGGAGGTTCCCCTATGTCTGTTATTCCAATGGCGGGG CGGCTTTTCTAATTCCTTTCCTGATTGCCATGGTGATCTGTGGGGTTCCCCTTTTCCTCTTGGAGATGTCCATCTGCCAGTACTCCAACCTGGGACCCGGGAGAGTGTGGATTATGTGCCCTTTGTTCAAAG GCATTGGCTACGGAATGGTGGTTCTGACGTCAATAGTAGCGTTGTATTATAACGTCATCATCTCTTGGGCCCTATACTACATGGCAATGTCCTTCAGTGGTTCTCTCCCTTGGGCAACATGCGACAATTGGTGGAACACAAACCATTGCGTCCCTGTAGGGTTTCGTGACGTCATTGAAGGTAACGTGACGTCAGTTTTGAACGTCACACTGACAAACCTCACGACGACAATGACGTCGGTTATGGGCAACACGTCAGAGGTTGCGGTGACGTCAGAGTCATCCGTCGTGGAGTTTTGGAT ACGGAACGTGCTGCAGGCAACAGAGGGTATAGAAAGCCTGGGGGAGATCCGGTGGCAGCTGATGTTGTGCCTCCTGGCCACCTGGGTCGTCATCTTCTTCTGTCTTTTCAAGGACATCAAGACATCTGGCAAG GTGGTGTATGTGGCAGCAGTGCTACCCTACGTGATACTCATGGCTCTCCTGATACGAGGTTCCCTGCTGCCTGGTGCCTTGGAGGGCGTGAAATACTACCTGTTTCCCGAGTGGCATCGTCTGCTGGACTTTCAG GGAGGGAACTATGCCCTAACGCTATGTGACTGGTATGTCGCCAGTATATCAGTCATGTTGCTAGCGGTGGGCGAAGTTCTTGTGATCGCTTGGGTTTACG GGTCGAGTCGCCTGTATGCCGATATCGAAATGATGATCGGATATCGGCCTAACCCCGTGTGGCATGTCTTCTGGAAAGTCATATCACCTGGATTCGTTCTG GTGCTGTGGGTGATGGGAATGATAGGGTGGAAACCGTTGGCCAGCTACCCGGAATGGACCCAAGGAGTCGGGTGGATTATCGCCCTGCTACCTCTTCTGCCCATTCCCATCATGGCGGCTGTCCAGCTGTTCAGTTCTTCGGGTACCCTTGGCGAG CGACTGCGATTTTCCATCAAGCCTTCCCCAGAATGGCGACCAGCTCTTCCTGCAGACGAGGAGGACGATGTGGCTAGCCACCACCCCCTCAAGACCCAGCAACAACTGGAACAACAGCACAGACTACACCAACAGCCACTCTTCGAGAAGACCGCTTAG